In the genome of Felis catus isolate Fca126 chromosome E1, F.catus_Fca126_mat1.0, whole genome shotgun sequence, the window CGCGCACCTTGTCCAGGTAGGAGGCCAGCCGGTCGTTGAGGTTCTGCATGGTGAGCTTCTCGTTGCCGGAGAGGAGGCCGCCATCGCCGCCACCAAAGTCACCAAAGCCAGCGCCAAAACCCCCACCAAAGCCACCTCCAAGGCCACCTCCTAAGCCTCCTCCGAGGCCCCCTCCGAAGCCTCCGCCCAAACCACTACCAGCCCCTGCACCGAAGCCGCAGCTCATGCCGCCGCCGCCGTAGCCCCCTCCGGACCCCGAGGAGACAAACCTAGCAGAAGAAGCCGAGATACTGCGGCCTCCACCGCCCCCGTAGAGACTCCCCCCACCAAAgccgcctcccccagcccagagggAACCCCCTCTGGTAGAGGCACCCCCAAAGGTGGAGGAAGAAGTCTGCAGAAATGTGGTGCTCATGGCCGGGCAGCGGGTGAGTCCTCAGCAGGCTGGAGAAGTGCTGGTGGAGCCTCAGGCTTGGGCTGGAAGCAGGGCCCCAGGAATGTCTCCCCCCAGCCCGCGGCTCCTTATATACCCCTCCGAGTTGTTGTGGGACCTCGTCTCCTCCCCCAAAAGGAAGCCAACTCCCGTGTTCAAACACAGCCGCCTGCACACCTCTGCCTGGCTGGTGTGgagtttctcctttctttttctttttcttttttttttttttttaaatgcaacaaaAGAGATGATTCAGAATGAATGGTGTTTTGCCCCGGGGCCATGGTTTTAACACTTCGAAGGCAGGTTCATGTCTGCACTCCAGGGAGAACGTGAAGAGTTGCTGGGGAGAAAACTCCTGTCACTCCACAGCTACCAGGCCTCCGCCTACGGGTAGAGCAGCCCAGGCCAGCTCTGCCCTCCCGGAGTTTCCTCTGCTGCCTCCAGCCCAGGACCCTCACCCCAGGCGGCCAGCTCCATGCTCTCAGTTTGGGAGCCCCCTCCCTATCGCTGCTCTGTCATCCCACTCCCAGACCCCATGTGTGAGCctgcggggctgggggggtgggggggatagcAGTGGCCTCTGGGGATGGGTGGGCAGAGGCACACCCAGGAATGCAGGGCCCATGGGCACAGGCTGAGGACAGGAGAGGGGGTCATGAGCGCATTTCCAGCTAAGGTGATCAGAGAAGCTAACATCCGTCATTTCCCTGATATAGCAGGACTCTCCTCCTccatcccctcctctcctccccaccccaggcccccaccAGCCCCTTGCCCCACCACCCTGGCACTCTCCCAAAGACCAGGAGCCTCAGGGCTGACAGGGGGCTGATTGATAATCCCGCCACCTGCCAATTGCACATGTCGCTGAACCTTTGCTTGCTCCTGGGACACGTTGGGGCAAACCTCTGCAGATAAGACTGGAGCCTGGTCCGGGAAGCCCCTGCCTTCTCCAGAGAGAGGCATGTCCCTGCATAGCAAAGCCAGATTAACTCCGTTTGTCCTGTCAAGCGCTGTGGGGCCGGGGAGGGACCGACCCGGAGGGTTCTACGTGCCTGAGTGTTGGGAGGGAGGAGATTGGGAGGCCTGGCAGGCCGACTGGAAGACACCTCTTTACAGAGCAGGATGCTGAGGCCAGAGGCGGGAGCAAAACACTCAGGAAAGCCCTTTTCTCTGCCACCAACCCAGAGGCCGGCTTTCAGGGATACCTGTTACATGTGGGTAGTGCCATTTGGAGGCACGGCTTGACCCTCTAGCCCCGGCTCCAGGGCTCTTGGGTTTGGGGAGGTAAACAAGGCTGATCTGGAGAGTCAGGACGATACCGTTTCCAGGGTTGAAGCACACTGAGGTCAATAGAGCTCCAGAGTCCCTAAGGCCTGGGTTCAATTCCTGGCTCCGTCAATTACTGCTGTGAAACCTTGGACAGGTTCCTGTGGCAAGGGGCACTGTCAGCTTCCACCTGAGACCTGAGAGCCCCCATCCTGCCTCCTCTTGGCTCCCCATCTTCTAAGGAAGCAGATAGTGTGGCTCAGTACCCGGGATTGCCATCTGAGCTAGGGTGGTAAGAGAGACAggcctgggtgggagggggtgaTTGAGCTGGGCCTCTGAGCACTGGGCCCAGACAGTGCAGTATTGTCTCCTGGGCGGGAGGACATTGTCTTTCCCTCcgaaagaaaaataatcaaagtcAGATCAGCCACAGCTCATTAAAGCCTCTGCAGACATCACGGCCCCAGCAATTAACACGGGAACAATTACACGCCATCACTCCAGGCTGAGGGAGGGATGGGCACCTGGCCAGCCCCTCATCCGCACCCTGACTCCTCTCCAGCACCCTTCAAAAGGGGGCTTTTACACACCATCGGGCCTCTCCGGGGGCAGGAGCTGTCCCAGTCACGAATCCCTGGTCTCAGTGCAAACAGCTCCTGCAAGCTCAAGGTTGAGGCCCCTTGCTTCCTGCTCATTAGCAGCAGGTCGAGAGGCCAGGCAAGGGTGGGGACCCAGCTCTACCTGGTTCCGGCCCAGGCTGCAGCCTGGGGCCCTGCCCCAGGCAGCCCACCCATGCTGTGCTAGTTTCTGTCCTTTGCCCACTGCAAACAGGCTGTCTCGGGGCCTTCTCTCCTGGACAAGCAGCCCAGTGGAAAAAGCCTTGGGCTGGACTCCACCTCTGGGTGTGACTCAACCTCCCTGAGCCAGGTTCCCGACTTAAAATTGGGCCATttttccacttatatgaggtacttagaatAGTCAGAATCACACAAGGGGTTACTATTTAACAGACTTagggtttcagttttacaagacgGACACAGGAGCATACACAatagtgatggttgcataacagtGTGAATGTCAGTGCCACAGAACCATAGACTCTCAAATGGTTAAGAGAgtaaattatatgtgtattttaccagaacaaacaaaaagaaatcacgGAGCCATTGGAGCCATGAACACAGAGTCCTGCTACAGGGCCACCGTTAACATTCAATGACATGTGAGGGTGTGGTCTCCATAAATCCACCCTCACCtgccccccccttctcccccaccaggGAGGTGTCAGCACACGGAGAGAGCACACATCCTGGGGCCTGGATAATTCCTCCTCTATTAGGTATGTGGCTGACTTCAGTATGGGACTTTGGGTAATCCagcctcctctctgagcctcagtctaccaatcaggaaaatggaaataactccTGCCCAGTCTGACTCACAGGGATGGAGCCACATGACTGACAGGAAATGCTTTGCAAACCCAGTGGTCATAATGCAATGCCCAGCGGGGATGGAAAGACGCACCCTCTAaatcctctccccttctctctccctccccctccctctcccctagTCCAGACTCTCTGTCAACACAGTACCCCTAGTTTCAGCTCCCAGACCGAGACAGAAAAgtgcccctgtcccccccccaacacacacacacaaaggaaggcTTCATTCCCGATACCCAGACCTGCAACCCAGTCACCTGACCCACCTGTGTGAGCCCAGACCCCGCCCCACAGCACATTCCAGGGGCCTCTGGGGCATAGGGGAGGGTTTCAGCTGTGACAACAGAGGCTTTCAGGAACAGGGGACAGAAATCTCTGGACAGACCCAGCCTCCAAGTGAGGCCAGGCCCCCAACGTTAAGtgaggtggagggggtgggggcgtggggagTAGTCATAGATGCTGGAGGCCAGGGCAGAACAGCTAGGGAGGTAGCAGAGGGGCTCCAGACCCTGAGAGAGATCTGAGCTCTGGGGTCCCCATTTCTGACTTACAGCAAGCTAACAAACCCCTCTAAGACCCACAGAAAACTAGAAAGACCACCACCTCAGGATCAACAGCACAGGGTATGCCTGGATCCCAGGCTCCTTAGCACAGTGGGGGACACACACAGCAGACAAGTGTCCAGTTCAGTCCCCTACAGGAGCCcttctgggggcagggggtagagTGCTCCTCACCTGACCCCCTCCTTTGCAGAGCGGACCTGCCGTCAGGCAGATCCCTGGGACCTAACAGACCCACTCAGGATGAACCTCCCAGCCAAGGGGAAGTACTTATTTACCTTTAATTGGCCTCAATTCTTGGCAGCTGAACTGTAAACCACAGTGGCAAGACCACACCCCCACAAGGGCAGAGTTCTACCAGGAAGCTGGGACTTACGTTCTTTTGCTGGCCTGGGACCAGCCTCAGGCAAGCCAGGTTGGGGGTCTGTGCGGGAGGTCCAGGTCACGGCCGGGTCCcattccaggctctgggcccaggTATGAGCTGGTGGGCGTAGGGGGCTTATGTGGGGCTGCCCAGAAATGCATGAATGTGTtagcgcacgcacgcacacagatGCACACCAACGGGTACACTCTCTTCAGCCTTCTCAGTGGGATGCCTGCCCCCGTTCCTGGCTTGGTGAAGAAATGTTATCAAAAGGAGCTGCCCCCAAGGGATCCCGGTCCTAGGACTTCACACGGAACAAGACCCGAAGGTACTGAGGACCCAGCACAAGGGAGCGTCAAATCCTAGGAGACTGGGGTACAAGGTGGCCCAGCGAGCTAGTAAGCAGGAAACCTAGacactctgtgaccttggacaagttacctaaCTTCCCCGTTTCCTGCTCTATACGACGCGTACTCCTACTTAACTACCTTTGAGGGTTGTTTGATTAAATGGCACATACTAAGtgctcaaataaacattaatttccgacacacaaatacacacacccaCCCATGAGGGAGTAAAGTGGAAAGAAAACtaactctgggggcacctgggtggctcagtaggttatgtgtccgacttcggctcaggccatgatctcacggttcacaagttggaaccctgagtcaggctctgtgctgacagctcagagcctggagcctgcttcggattctgtgtctccctctctccctacccctgccccactcgtactctgtctctcaaagataaacattaaaaaaaaaaaaactaaatttgaaaaacaaaacaaaacactgtttcAAATCCCACCTTTGCCATGTTGGAACAGTTACACACACAACAaaccacttcacctctctgatccTTAGTTTATCCCTCTATAAAAAATGGGAGCAATGCTTGCTTCACaagtttgtttttacatttttttttttgagagagggagacagaatacgagcaggggaggggcagagagagagggagacacagaatctgaagcaggctgctctgagctgtcagcacagagcccgatgtggggcttgaagccacgaaccgtgagatcatgaccggagccgaagtcggacgctcaaccgactgagcccccatcACAGGCTTGTTTCAAGGAACAGGTTTGATAAATGAAAAGTTCCGCAAACAGGAATTACCACGACCGTAGGAGTTAGCATgtaccccaccccttccctctcttAGGACAGGGTGCACTCTGGTCCAAATAAAACCTTAATAGGACCAAGTCCTGGCCCATCTCTATAGGCTGAGACAACAAACCCAACATCCTTCCTCCCTTGGGTCATAAAGCTTTATTGGCAGGTCAGGGAAAGAGCTGGGAGTAGGGCCCGTCCCTTCCCACACGCCCCTCCCCAGGGGAACCTCTCTGCGGGACAGCAGGAAGCTCAGGAGGCTGCCGGACTCAGAGAGCCTTATAGGTGGGCAGGTTGTTGTACTGGGCGTCCTGTCCCTCCAGCAGGCTGCGGTAGGTGGCGATCTCCTGCTCCAGCCGTGACTTGATGTCCATGAGCTGCTGGTACTCCTGGTTCTGCCGCTCAGTGTCCGCACGCACGTCGCTCAGCTGGGCTTCCATACTGCTGACCAGAGCCTGGATCTGGGCCAGCTGGGCTCCAAAGCGGGCCTCTGTTTCCGCCAGCGTGCCTTCCAGGGCGGCTTtctgagagcagggagagggaacagACTCAGCGGAGACCGGTTCCCAGAGAGGGCATGGGCACAGCCACGGCCCGGGCTGCGCAAGGCTGCGAGGGCCCCGGCGTGCATCCCACGGGGCAGGGGGCACAAACCATGCTTAGCTGCGACTGCAGCTCAATCTCCAGACCCTGGAGGGTGCGCCGCAGTTCGGTGACCTCCGTCTTGCTCATCTGCAGCTGCTCTGTGTGGCCGGCCACCTCCTGATTCAGCTCCTCCATCTGCAATaagagaggaggcagaaggagtCAGCACTGAGGCAGACCTCTGTCTGAGAGCACAaagccctctctccctgccacctccccagAGGGCACCCGCTCCCCTCGCCGTACCCGGCTGGTGAACCAGTCTTCAGCATCCTTTCGGTTTTTCTCAGCCATGACCTCATATTGGCTTCTCACGTCACTCAGGATCTTGGCAAGGTCGATGCCCGGAGCGGAATCCACCTCCACGCTGACCTGGCCACCCACCTGGCCCCTCAGGGCACTGACTTCCTGGAAAGACACAGCAGAGATGGGCAtgtcggagcccagagcctgctgggcCTGGGCCAAGTCACTCCCCCGTCCCCCAGGCGGAAAGGGCTTGATTTTCAGGTGCAGACCAGGAGCCACCACCGCAGGACAGACGAGGTGGCCTCCATCCGCTGCTGGAACCCCCGGAAGCCCTGCTCCACGCCCGGGGCCATGCCGAGGGGACAGCAAGTACGGCCATGGTCAAGAGGATATGGGACAAAAAAGTGTCCTCAGCCCTGGAAAGCTGGAGTGGGATGGACAGGAGGCGCAGCCTGACACCCACCTCCTCGTGATTCTTCTTCAGGAAGGCCAGCTCCTCCTTCAGCCCTTCGATCTGCATCTCCAGGTCGGTCCTGGCCAGGGTCAGCTCGTCCAGCACCCTGCGCAGGCCGTTGATGTCGGCCTCCACGCTCTGGCGCAGGGCTTGCTCCATCTCAAGCCTTTCAGAGGAAATAGGTGCAGTCAGGCCACCGTTTCCTCCGAACCCCTGCAGAGTTCCCATCTCCCCTCATGGTTCAGGAGTCCGTGGAGGTGGTGGGGCTTACTCCAGGCCAGCTGGGGTGAGCGAGGACAGAGAGCAGTCCCCCGCTGCACCGAGCCCCCAAAGGGCCTGGCATTGCCCCCTCTGCAGCCCTCCAGGGCAAACACATACTCACTTGGTCCGGAAGTCATCGGCAGCCAGACGGGCATTGTCAATCTGCAGGACGATCTTGGAGTTCTCGATGGTGGCACCGAGAATCtggaagacagaggcaggaggTTGGCACCAGCTCAGCATATTGGCTCTGTCCACCCACTTTCTTCGcagaagacagaggaaaacaaatgggTGTGCCCCTACCCCCTAGAGACTCAGCTGATCATTGGCCTGCTGTCTGGGAGGTCTTGAAGTCAGTCCCTGCCCAGGAGCTAGAGCAGGAGAAACCGTGGTCAGGGACTGCTGAGCCAGGGGGTAGGGGACGGGTGTGGGAGGGCAGAGGTGAGTCTGGGAGGAAAGCATCTGAGACCTGTACTCTAAATGGTCGGGAGGCAGACGCTAATGATCTGCAAACCAGATGGCGTATTGGGTTACCTTTCTCTGAACCCCCCGTGCAAAGCACAATCTGCTTTAGGAAAGCGAATTCCCGTgtgttgagcatctattatgtgccaagcactttgcaCTTCATCTTTCATGCCAGGTCAGTGGGTATGCCTATCTTACAGAGGTGGAAATGAACTTCAGGAGTCCTTGTCCAAATTCACCCCCATCTGAGGTCCCTCTGATGTGATGGGCATATTCACATCATGGATTATGGTACTTGGGTTCATGTTTTTCAAAGAGCAGGTCATGGCTCATTAGTCACCCAGTACAGTGAGTGGTGATTTGCATAGTTTTTTAATGAAACTgagcagaatataaaatatgagaAGAGATGGACCACAGCAGGGTAAGAATTGTTTCAAGAAAGCTTTGCTTCCATTTTGGGTGTGTGCATCACAGAGCGAGAACGCGTGGGGGTACAccctgaaatgtatttcttacggCAGGTTACAATTTTTAAAGTGTGCAAGCAGTATTCTACTTTGTTGTTTACATCTCTAGCTGTCCCCCCTCGTCTAGAAGTCTGGCCTATCTATTCTATGCCCCTAGCACCCCGCACCATGCTGGGCACAGGGCAGGCGCTGGGCCCGCTTTGGAGACCCAGCATGTGGGACCATTAAATGTCCCACTGGCTTCTGATACATTTCTTCAAGGCAGAGGTCTCAGTTCCGCATGGCCTCGGGGCTCCCTGTAAGACCTGTGgtccacccccccaaccccaggactCTCCACCCACACAAAACTATTGCTGAAAAGGACCCCCGGGGCCTCTGAGTGTGTCCCGCCTTCACCAGGTCTTTAGGCCACAGCATTTGTCCCCTCCCATTCTTCCTAGAAGTTCCTCCTAAATCCGGGTGGCCCTCTTGGGCGGGGCAGGAGGGGCTCCAGCCGGAGCGTGAAGGAAAGCAGACCTGCCCCACCAGAGGAAGGCACTGCAGAGGGGCCCACGCCGGGGGCAGCAGCGGATGGGTCCCTCCCAGGCCAAACTCTTGTCTGTGACTGCGGCCTCTGGCCCAGACCTCCGGACAGCCCACAGCCTTGTCCCACCTCCTCCTACTCCTCCGCACCCCCTTTTCCAgacctccccaccctccagccccgcccccaccgccgctgcacaccccacccccttccctcagccccagcctccaCTTCCTGTCCCACTGTCCTGCCCCCGCTCACCTGCCCCcagctctctgccccaccctgcggCCCTCCCACGTCCTAACGGGCTCGCTACCGCCCTGCCCTGTCGGGTGGTGGCTCCGGTGCCCTCCGTGCCCGCCTCGGGCCTCGCCCGGCCCGCGGGGGTGGGTCTGCGCGACAGGTGCACCTCCCGAAGCTGGGCCGCCGCCCACCTTGTCCCGCAGGTCCTCGATGGTCTTGAAGTAGTGGCTGTAGTCTCGGGAGGGCCCGGGCCCCTGCTTCTGGTACCAGTCGCGGATCTTCTGCTCCAGGTCGCCGTTGGCCTCCTCCAGGGCGCGCACCTTGTCCAGGTAGGAGGCCAGCCGGTCGTTAAGGTTCTGCATGGTGAGCTTCTCGTTGCCGGAGAGGAGGCCGTCGGACCCGGCCAGGCCGCCCGCAAAGCTGCTGCCGTAGCCCCCGGAGGACGAGGACACGAAGCGGGCGGAGGACACGGACACGCCGCGGCCGCCCGAACCCCCATGGATGCTGGGCGCGCGGAAGACATTTCCCGCCGCGAAGCGCAGGGAGCCGCTGCCCGGGCCCCCGAGGGACGAGGTGGTGGCCAACTGGCGGTAAGTGTAGGAAGCCATGGGGACGCAGCGGGAAAAGTTCAGTAGCCCGAGGTGTCTCGCTTGGCGGGAGGAGTGGCGAGGGCCTCACCTGGCGCCTTTTATGCCCTGggcgggcgggggcagggagagggggaggggggagggcgtcAGGGCGGATATCTGAGCCCCGAGGAATTTGCAAGCTCCGGAGTGCAAATACGGGCACTCTCCCCATTGGTCGATTCCTGGCGGCTCTGCCTCCAGCTCTTCCCTCCCAGGGGCCTGAGACCGtgttcacccccacccccaccctcccccctcgaagtgccccacccctgcccactccAGAGCCCCGACGGAGCACCTCCTGTCACACTCCTTCCCTTCTTCACCCCATCACACACAAGGACACCCTCCCAGTCACATTCTGGGCCTCCCCGATTAAGATTTCCCCAGGCTTGACACCCCCTCCAGGAATTAAGTCCTTCGGACAGTAGACTCCTACACCcagtcctccccctccccccatcactcAGAGGCCCCCTCTGGAATTATGTTCTGAAGCCCCTTCCTTGGGGGTCTAAATTAATCCTTCCTTCCAGTACATTCAGGAGATTCCTACACCCCACTTGGAATTACAGCCCCGTGGGGATCACCCACACCctgactccctctctttcccagAGAGGAGGGGACTGTTGCTGCTGGCCTTCTGAGACAAAGCTGCCGGCCCGCTGGAGCCCTACAAAtcccggggctggggctggggctggggctggggctgggttgggggcgggggctggggctggggctgggttgggggcggggagggcggagAGCAGGCTCCTGAGAACAGCTGCTGGCCGCTGGGAGGCTTCTGCAGCTGGGCTCTATGGGGCTTCTTGGGAAGCCCAGGCTCAAGCCTGACCCCACCTGGGGCAGACCCCCTGGGGGCCTCTTaccacccaccccctccaggacagcccccaccctccacccgcaaatcatgcattcattcaacacagaTTTCCTGAAATCCATGATGGGGAATCTGAGCCTGAAGGAAGCAAATAACTTGCCCATGAGACATGTAGCACCTGCCACCCAGAGACAGAAACGGGGTGGAATCCCTCCCTCCGTGTGAGCATCTGGAACGAGGGTATCAGGCTGAATCCCGGAGCCTCAGACATGGACGAATGGCTGAAGTGCCAGGCTCTCCAGAGGTTCTCATGGCCGGAGTGAAGAGCTTGGATCATAGGGGAAGGAACCCTCGTCTCCACACACAGCCCCCAGCCCCGCTCTTCACCCCTCTTCATCCCGCTCAACAATTCCACCTTTTCTTCATCGCTTGGGAAGGCCGGGCCCCCTGCCAGACACTGCCTGCGCCTCACCCCAGTTCCTGTCCACAAGGACCTCACCCCTCCTCAGAAATGTCTCCATGGTTCCTTAGGTCAGAGCGGTCACTCAGTCACAGGACCGAGGCCCTAAGCCCTTCTGAGATGCTGTTAGGGAGATGGGCCAGTCACTTCCCATCaacgtgcctcagtttcccccgtgAAATCTCAGTCCTCCTTTCTACATATCATCACCTGGGTCCCCTGTGGCTAAAGGAAGGCCTCTGAAACCAGTCCCCAACAAACTGCCTTCCAGCCACCAACTTATAGCCAGGAGCAGGGGACAGGAAACCGCCTACACACACCCCTAACCCACCAGCAAGAgccctgagccactcaggaaggCCAGCCTGAGGCTGTTTAAACTAGTGAATCAGACCTGTAAGTGGGTCTGGGGTGCCCAAAGGTGAAAAGAAGACGGGTGTGACCCAAGGCAGGCCATGAAAGCAGGGTGTGGCGGGGCCTTCACAAAGGTTGTAGCCGCCAGGGCTGGGCTGAGGTGAGTCACTCTTTATTTGACCCAGAGAAGGAGGCCTGCTCTTCATGGGCCAGATGGTTGCCAGGAACACCAAGCCCGAGCTGGAATCTCTGTTCTTCTGGCTTGATAGGAGGCTTTGGGAAGGGGCTTTGTGTTAGGAAACAAAAGAATAGGAccaaagccccccacccccaaatattaAGGGGTTGTGAGCTCCCAAAACTCCAGAGGAGCTTAGAGCGTCCCGTGCGAGCCCCAGGGCCATAATCATAACAACTGACTGAGGGGAGTACAGCCTACATCTTTTCAGGTCTCATTGGATCCTCACAGCAGCccagcccattttacagaggagaaaacagaggctccaaGAGGGGCAATGACTTGGCAGGTCCACAGCCGGCTGTGTCAGAGCCTGGCTTCCAGCCTCTCACCCCTCAGCCCGGCGGCCGGGGCTCTGGGGTGGGACAGGGGCTCTGCTCTCCCTTCCAACGAAGCCGCAGCTCCAGAACAACTCCTTTGGGTCCCATTTCCAAAATCTTATACCAACCCCAAGGGCAGTAAACCCCAGGCTGAAATGCAAGGGGGGTCAGGAAGaatccccttcccctgctccccagccagAACAGTGCCCAACACCTTCCACCCTGAGCTGCGTGGCTTTGGACCAGTTCTCTGGTACATCAAGAACTCAGGAGCTAACAACCTGTACGGACTGCTGTCCCCAGAGATGTAACTGAGGGGTCAAGCTGCTGTTCCCATTCAGTAACGGACTGCCCACAGCCCTGAGTCTCTGATCGGCCCCTGGCTGCTGGAGGGCAAAACCTGACGGAGGAGCTCCCTTCCCAAGCCCTGGTCCCCACGCCAAGGTTCCCTCGCCtccaggggaggggcacacagcgTCAGGAGTGGGAAGGGAATGTTAAAGCATGAAAGAATCCCAGACCGGATCCTGCCCAACCTCCCCCACCTCATGTCTACAAAGCCCCAGCACCATGATCTCCCTTTGGGAAAAGGGGATCCACTGACAAACATCAGAAATACTGCTTGTCCCCACTCCCTCTTAGAGAGTGacaatgcggggcgcctgggtggcgcagtcggttaagcgtccgacttcagccaggtcacgatctcgcggtctgtgagttcgagtcccgcgtcgggctctgggctgatggctcggagcctggagcctgtttccgattctgtgtctccctctctctctggccctcccccattcatgctctgtctctctctgtcccaaaaataaataaacgttgaaaaaaaaaagagagtgacaATGCGTGGTACCAAAGGCTCTGATGACCTTAGTCCgtcatttgtaaaatacagataataatagTAACCTCGTTTATGGGGTTgttttgagggttaaatgagatggTCCTTGTAAGGGTGTCTGACaaatagtaagcactcaaaaaaatgttattatataatttaattatgaaatagTAATATCACAATATTCAACaatcattatataataaatagtGTATGTGTTGTTATATTATCATTTACTTGTAACAATATATTGATAGGATTATATAATGATActtataatgatatatattatcATGTATTATAAGTATTATTATGTAACTTTGTCCAACCAGAATTTACCAAATATACTGGACCGTGGAATCTTTTCTCAGGTGACACCTATGAATTAATAATCCATATGTCACAAGAAAAGCTGATCCGGCCTGAGGATcagctgaggctcaaagaggttaaaaacTTGACCAAGGTCCTACAGGTAAGTAGTGGACCtcggggggcatctgggtggttcagtcggttaagcgtctgacttcggctcaggtcgtgatctcacggtttggggttCGAGcgccgcgttgggctctgggctgagagctcagagcctggagcctgcttccgattctgtgtctccctttctgtccctcccccgctcatgctctgtcactctctctctcaaaaataaataaacattttttaggggcgcctgggtgactcagtgggctgggcgtcccacttcagctcaggtcacgatcactcagccggtgagttcgagccccgcgtcgggctctgggctgacaactcggagcctggagcctgtttccgattctgtgtctccctctgtctctgcccctcccccgttcaggctctgtctctctctgtctcaaaaataaataaacgttaaaaaaaaaaaattaaaaaaaaaaaataaacattttttaaaaagacggCTATTTTTCCGTATGCATATGAATCTGCACGTAAGCACACAGGTGCGGGAGGACGTGCTCCAGACCGAAGACAAGGATTTCCTTGGAGAGAAGCCGAGTGAAGGCAACCCATACTTATCTCTgctgttgtaatttttttaaatttttaatgtttatttatttttgagagacagaacacgagcgggggagggtcagagaaggagacacagaatccgaagcaggctccaggctctgagctgtcagcacagaacccgacgcggggctcgaacccataaggtgtgaggtcatgatctgagttgaagtcggacgcccaactgactgagccacccaggcgccccatctgctgTTCTAATTTTTACGtgtaatttaagtttatttattttgagagagagagagagagggagagagagagagagagaggacaagttggggaggcacagagggagagagagaatctgaagcaggctccacactgccagcacagagcctgacgcgggggctcaaactcacg includes:
- the KRT19 gene encoding keratin, type I cytoskeletal 19 — encoded protein: MASYTYRQLATTSSLGGPGSGSLRFAAGNVFRAPSIHGGSGGRGVSVSSARFVSSSSGGYGSSFAGGLAGSDGLLSGNEKLTMQNLNDRLASYLDKVRALEEANGDLEQKIRDWYQKQGPGPSRDYSHYFKTIEDLRDKILGATIENSKIVLQIDNARLAADDFRTKLEMEQALRQSVEADINGLRRVLDELTLARTDLEMQIEGLKEELAFLKKNHEEEVSALRGQVGGQVSVEVDSAPGIDLAKILSDVRSQYEVMAEKNRKDAEDWFTSRMEELNQEVAGHTEQLQMSKTEVTELRRTLQGLEIELQSQLSMKAALEGTLAETEARFGAQLAQIQALVSSMEAQLSDVRADTERQNQEYQQLMDIKSRLEQEIATYRSLLEGQDAQYNNLPTYKAL